A stretch of Arachis hypogaea cultivar Tifrunner chromosome 15, arahy.Tifrunner.gnm2.J5K5, whole genome shotgun sequence DNA encodes these proteins:
- the LOC112750387 gene encoding 14-3-3-like protein GF14 iota, translating into MSMEKERETQVYLAKLAEQAERYEEMVECMKKVAKLDLELTVEERNLLSVGYKNVIGARRASWRIMSSIEQKEESKGNEHNVKLIKSYCQKVEEELSKICNDILTIIDQHLIPSSTSAEANVFYYKMKGDYFRYLAEFKTDQERKEAAEQSLNGYEAASATANTDLPPTHPIRLGLALNFSVFYYEIINSPERACHLAKQAFDEAIAELDTLSEESYKDSTLIMQLLRDNLTLWTSDLPEDGGEDNVKAEEAKPAETKH; encoded by the exons ATGTCgatggagaaggagagagagacccAGGTTTACTTGGCTAAGCTTGCTGAACAGGCAGAGAGATATGAAG AAATGGTCGAATGCATGAAGAAAGTAGCGAAGCTTGATCTTGAGCTAACTGTTGAAGAGAGGAATCTCCTATCAGTTGGATACAAAAATGTCATTGGTGCAAGGAGAGCCTCTTGGCGCATAATGTCCTCAATCGAGCAGAAGGAAGAGTCTAAGGGTAATGAGCACAATGTTAAGCTGATCAAGAGCTATTGTCAAAAGGTTGAGGAGGAACTCTCAAAGATTTGCAATGACATTCTCACAATTATAGACCAACATCTGATTCCCTCTTCCACCTCAGCAGAAGCTAATGTTTTCTACTATAAGAT GAAAGGTGATTATTTTCGATATCTTGCGGAGTTCAAAACTgaccaagaaaggaaagaggcAGCTGAGCAATCGCTCAACGGATATGAA GCTGCTTCAGCAACTGCAAACACAGATCTTCCACCAACGCATCCAATCCGTCTTGGACTTGCACTCAACTTTTCTGTGTTTTATTATGAGATAATAAACTCTCCTGAAAG GGCTTGCCATTTAGCGAAACAAGCTTTTGACGAGGCAATTGCAGAATTAGACACATTGAGTGAAGAATCATACAAGGATAGCACTTTGATCATGCAGTTGTTGAGAGACAACCTAACTCTCTGGACCTCTGACTTACCTGAGGATGGAG GCGAGGATAACGTAAAAGCTGAAGAAGCCAAACCTGCTGAGACTAAG CATTGA